In the Telopea speciosissima isolate NSW1024214 ecotype Mountain lineage chromosome 2, Tspe_v1, whole genome shotgun sequence genome, one interval contains:
- the LOC122651346 gene encoding SART-1 family protein DOT2 isoform X2 has protein sequence MEMDGAESRLEQNDDSMDQNGSARGDYRDEELLDGFEGDVGEKPRESSKHRSKDRKKSRKEEKDHGSRDRERSKAADVSKESDKVVKDSEKDRVSSRERRKEDREDREKDRHKDKEREKDYDLDKYKDKDREKDKDRKDKGKDKDREREREGEKDHDRGREKERGKEKDRERDKERDRAKDRDREKERDKHKVREKEKEREREKEKERDKHDRDKAKDKSREKEREKDREKDGDKEGSKDKERDKMTGKIRIEGQGRGKDGGKDERPKTEGMNDGDVTVLGKETEHEDSDISGMEHNQQTEWASGPSKSELEERILRMKEERLKKKSEGASEVLAWVNKSRKLAEKRNVEKEKAMHLSKVFEEQDNIDEGESDDEEAARHTAKDLAGVKVRHGLDKVIGGGAVVLTLKDQNILTNGDINEEADVLENIEIGEQKQRDEAYKAAKKKTGIYEDKFSNEDGSQKKMLPQYDDPVEDEDVTLDDGGRFSAEAEKKIEELRKRILGVSASNHSEDLNSSGKISSDYYTHDEILQFKKPKKKKSLRKKEKLDLDALEAEAITAGLGMGDLGSRKDGKRKAAKEDQEKSEAEIRNNAYQTAYAKAEEASKALRQEQTLTVKVAEDENPVFGEDDEDLYKSLETARKLALKKQNQAAASGPQAVALLASTANNQSSDDHNSAYEEPQENKVVFTEMEEFVWGLQLDEEAHKTDDHDVFMDEDEVPKSSDQEKKDEAGGWMEVKDTDKDEHPINEEKEEIVLDETIHEAAVGKGLSGALKLLKERGTLKETVDLGGRNMDKKKSKLVGIYDNDGRKEIRIERTDEFGRIMTPKEAFRVISHKFHGKGPGKTKQEKRMKQYQEELKLKQMKNSDTPSLSVERMREAQARLKTPYLVLSGHVKPGQTSDPRSGFATVEKDLAGGLTPMLGDKKVSHSLVCVLLLFC, from the exons ATGGAGATGGACGGGGCTGAATCGAGACTGGAGCAAAACGATGACAGTATGGATCAAAATGGGTCTGCTAGGGGAGATTACAGAGATGAAGAACTGCTTGATGGTTTTGAAGGAGATGTCGGTGAGAAACCGAGGGAATCAAGCAAGCACCGGAGCAAAGACAGAAAGAAGAGtcgaaaagaagagaaggatcatGGAAGTAGGGATCGAGAACGGTCAAAGGCCGCTGATGTTTCGAAGGAGAGTGACAAAGTGGTTAAGGATTCAGAAAAAGACCGGGTTTCAAgtagagagaggagaaaggaggaTAGAGAGGACCGTGAGAAGGATAGGCACAAGgataaagaaagggagaaagattATGACCTTGATAAGTACAAAGACAAGGACCGTGAGAAGGATAAAGATAGGAAAGACAAAGGGAAAGATAAGGACCgtgaaagggagagagagggggagaaagACCATGATCGAGGGCGAGAGAAGGAGAGGGGAAAGGAGAAGGACAGGGAACGTGATAAGGAGCGGGATAGGGCAAAGGACAGGGacagagaaaaggaaagggatAAACATAAAGTtcgagagaaggaaaaggaaagggaaagggaaaaggaaaaagaacgtgATAAACATGACAGGGATAAGGCCAAAGACAAAAGTagggagaaggaaagagagaaagatagagagaaggacggagacaaagagggttctaaagataaagaaagagacaaaatgACCGGGAAAATTCGTATTGAAGGCCAAGGTAGGGGTAAAGATGGTGGAAAAGACGAAAGACCTAAAACAGAGGGTATGAATGATGGAGATGTCACTGTGCTGGGGAAGGAAACCGAGCATGAAGATAGTGATATCAGTGGCATGGAGCATAATCAGCAGACCGAGTGGGCATCAGGGCCATCAAAATCGGAGCTTGAAGAGCGGATATTGAG aatgaaagaagaaagattgaagaaaaagtCTGAAGGTGCTTCGGAAGTTTTAGCGTGGGTTAATAAGAGCCGTAAGCTGGCAGAGAAAAGGAACGTTGAAAAAGAGAAAGCCATGCACCTTTCCAAGGTTTTTGAAGAGCAG GACAATATTGATGAAGGAGAAAGTGATGATGAGGAAGCAGCTCGGCACACTGCAA AGGATCTAGCTGGAGTTAAAGTTCGTCATGGTCTTGATAAAGTAATTGGAGGTGGAGCTGTTGTTTTGACTCTTAAAGATCAAAACATACTCACCAATGGTGATATCAACGAAG AGGCTGATGTACTAGAAAATATTGAGATTGGAGAGCAAAAACAGAGAGATGAGGCTTATAAGGCTGCAAAGAAAAAGACTGGGATATATGAGGACAA GTTCAGCAATGAAGATGGTTCCCAAAAGAAAATGCTTCCACAGTATGATGATCCTGTTGAAGATGAG GATGTGACTTTGGATGACGGTGGACGCTTTAGTGCcgaagcagagaagaagatagaagag CTCCGTAAAAGGATACTGGGAGTATCTGCAAGCAATCATTCTGAAGATCTCAATTCTTCTGGGAAAATTTCATCAGATTACTATACGCATGACGAAATTCTCCAGTTtaaaaagccaaagaaaaagaaatccctgaggaagaaggaaaagctGGATTTGGATGCCCTAGAAGCTGAGGCTATAACTGCTGGGTTGGGCATGGGTGATCTTGGCTCCAGGAAAGATGGGAAGAGGAAAGCTGCCAAGGAGGATCAAGAAAAATCTGAGGCTGAAATAAGgaataatgcataccaaacggcTTATGCTAAAGCGGAAGAGGCATCTAAAGCACTCCGACAGGAACAAACTCTAACTGTTAAAGTTGCGGAAGATGAAAATCCTGTTTTTGGTGAAGACGATGAGGATCTCTACAAATCTTTAGAAACAGCAAGAAAGTTAGCACTTAAAAAGCAGAATCAGGCAGCAGCATCTGGTCCTCAAGCAGTTGCACTTCTTGCCAGCACTGCCAACAATCAATCAAGTGATGATCATAACTCTGCATATGAAGAACCACAAGAAAACAAGGTTGTCTTCACAGAGATGGAAGAGTTTGTATGGGGTCTCCAGCTTGATGAAG AAGCCCATAAAACTGATGATCATGATGTTTTCAtggatgaagatgaagttcctaaATCCTCTGACCaggaaaaaaaagatgaagCTGGTGGTTGGATGGAGGTCAAAGATACTGATAAAGATGAACACCCTATtaatgaagagaaagaagaaatagtttTGGATGAGACTATCCATGAAGCTGCGGTTGGTAAAGGATTATCAGGAGCACTGAAGCTACTTAAGGAACGAGGAACGCTGAAGGAGACTGTAGACTTGGGTGGCAGAAACATGGACAAGAAAAAGAGCAAACTTGTTGGTATCTACGACAATGATGGACGTAAGGAAATACGTATTGAGAGGACAGATGAATTTGGTCGGATT ATGACCCCTAAGGAGGCCTTTCGGGTTATTTCTCATAAATTTCATGGGAAGGGGCCAGGCAAAACTAAGCAAGAAAAACGCATGAAGCAATACCAAGAAGAGTTGAAACTAAAGCAGATGAAGAATTCTGACACACCATCACTGTCTGTGGAGAGAATGAGGGAAGCTCAAGCTCGTCTAAAGACACCCTATCTTGTGCTTAGTGGGCATGTAAAACCTGG GCAAACCAGTGACCCCAGAAGTGGTTTTGCTACTGTTGAGAAGGACCTTGCGGGGGGTTTGACACCCATGCTTGGAGATAAGAAGGTTAGTCATTCTCTTGTATgtgttttgcttttgttttgttag
- the LOC122651346 gene encoding SART-1 family protein DOT2 isoform X1, translating into MEMDGAESRLEQNDDSMDQNGSARGDYRDEELLDGFEGDVGEKPRESSKHRSKDRKKSRKEEKDHGSRDRERSKAADVSKESDKVVKDSEKDRVSSRERRKEDREDREKDRHKDKEREKDYDLDKYKDKDREKDKDRKDKGKDKDREREREGEKDHDRGREKERGKEKDRERDKERDRAKDRDREKERDKHKVREKEKEREREKEKERDKHDRDKAKDKSREKEREKDREKDGDKEGSKDKERDKMTGKIRIEGQGRGKDGGKDERPKTEGMNDGDVTVLGKETEHEDSDISGMEHNQQTEWASGPSKSELEERILRMKEERLKKKSEGASEVLAWVNKSRKLAEKRNVEKEKAMHLSKVFEEQDNIDEGESDDEEAARHTAKDLAGVKVRHGLDKVIGGGAVVLTLKDQNILTNGDINEEADVLENIEIGEQKQRDEAYKAAKKKTGIYEDKFSNEDGSQKKMLPQYDDPVEDEDVTLDDGGRFSAEAEKKIEELRKRILGVSASNHSEDLNSSGKISSDYYTHDEILQFKKPKKKKSLRKKEKLDLDALEAEAITAGLGMGDLGSRKDGKRKAAKEDQEKSEAEIRNNAYQTAYAKAEEASKALRQEQTLTVKVAEDENPVFGEDDEDLYKSLETARKLALKKQNQAAASGPQAVALLASTANNQSSDDHNSAYEEPQENKVVFTEMEEFVWGLQLDEEAHKTDDHDVFMDEDEVPKSSDQEKKDEAGGWMEVKDTDKDEHPINEEKEEIVLDETIHEAAVGKGLSGALKLLKERGTLKETVDLGGRNMDKKKSKLVGIYDNDGRKEIRIERTDEFGRIMTPKEAFRVISHKFHGKGPGKTKQEKRMKQYQEELKLKQMKNSDTPSLSVERMREAQARLKTPYLVLSGHVKPGQTSDPRSGFATVEKDLAGGLTPMLGDKKVEHFLGIKRKAEPGDGGASKKLKN; encoded by the exons ATGGAGATGGACGGGGCTGAATCGAGACTGGAGCAAAACGATGACAGTATGGATCAAAATGGGTCTGCTAGGGGAGATTACAGAGATGAAGAACTGCTTGATGGTTTTGAAGGAGATGTCGGTGAGAAACCGAGGGAATCAAGCAAGCACCGGAGCAAAGACAGAAAGAAGAGtcgaaaagaagagaaggatcatGGAAGTAGGGATCGAGAACGGTCAAAGGCCGCTGATGTTTCGAAGGAGAGTGACAAAGTGGTTAAGGATTCAGAAAAAGACCGGGTTTCAAgtagagagaggagaaaggaggaTAGAGAGGACCGTGAGAAGGATAGGCACAAGgataaagaaagggagaaagattATGACCTTGATAAGTACAAAGACAAGGACCGTGAGAAGGATAAAGATAGGAAAGACAAAGGGAAAGATAAGGACCgtgaaagggagagagagggggagaaagACCATGATCGAGGGCGAGAGAAGGAGAGGGGAAAGGAGAAGGACAGGGAACGTGATAAGGAGCGGGATAGGGCAAAGGACAGGGacagagaaaaggaaagggatAAACATAAAGTtcgagagaaggaaaaggaaagggaaagggaaaaggaaaaagaacgtgATAAACATGACAGGGATAAGGCCAAAGACAAAAGTagggagaaggaaagagagaaagatagagagaaggacggagacaaagagggttctaaagataaagaaagagacaaaatgACCGGGAAAATTCGTATTGAAGGCCAAGGTAGGGGTAAAGATGGTGGAAAAGACGAAAGACCTAAAACAGAGGGTATGAATGATGGAGATGTCACTGTGCTGGGGAAGGAAACCGAGCATGAAGATAGTGATATCAGTGGCATGGAGCATAATCAGCAGACCGAGTGGGCATCAGGGCCATCAAAATCGGAGCTTGAAGAGCGGATATTGAG aatgaaagaagaaagattgaagaaaaagtCTGAAGGTGCTTCGGAAGTTTTAGCGTGGGTTAATAAGAGCCGTAAGCTGGCAGAGAAAAGGAACGTTGAAAAAGAGAAAGCCATGCACCTTTCCAAGGTTTTTGAAGAGCAG GACAATATTGATGAAGGAGAAAGTGATGATGAGGAAGCAGCTCGGCACACTGCAA AGGATCTAGCTGGAGTTAAAGTTCGTCATGGTCTTGATAAAGTAATTGGAGGTGGAGCTGTTGTTTTGACTCTTAAAGATCAAAACATACTCACCAATGGTGATATCAACGAAG AGGCTGATGTACTAGAAAATATTGAGATTGGAGAGCAAAAACAGAGAGATGAGGCTTATAAGGCTGCAAAGAAAAAGACTGGGATATATGAGGACAA GTTCAGCAATGAAGATGGTTCCCAAAAGAAAATGCTTCCACAGTATGATGATCCTGTTGAAGATGAG GATGTGACTTTGGATGACGGTGGACGCTTTAGTGCcgaagcagagaagaagatagaagag CTCCGTAAAAGGATACTGGGAGTATCTGCAAGCAATCATTCTGAAGATCTCAATTCTTCTGGGAAAATTTCATCAGATTACTATACGCATGACGAAATTCTCCAGTTtaaaaagccaaagaaaaagaaatccctgaggaagaaggaaaagctGGATTTGGATGCCCTAGAAGCTGAGGCTATAACTGCTGGGTTGGGCATGGGTGATCTTGGCTCCAGGAAAGATGGGAAGAGGAAAGCTGCCAAGGAGGATCAAGAAAAATCTGAGGCTGAAATAAGgaataatgcataccaaacggcTTATGCTAAAGCGGAAGAGGCATCTAAAGCACTCCGACAGGAACAAACTCTAACTGTTAAAGTTGCGGAAGATGAAAATCCTGTTTTTGGTGAAGACGATGAGGATCTCTACAAATCTTTAGAAACAGCAAGAAAGTTAGCACTTAAAAAGCAGAATCAGGCAGCAGCATCTGGTCCTCAAGCAGTTGCACTTCTTGCCAGCACTGCCAACAATCAATCAAGTGATGATCATAACTCTGCATATGAAGAACCACAAGAAAACAAGGTTGTCTTCACAGAGATGGAAGAGTTTGTATGGGGTCTCCAGCTTGATGAAG AAGCCCATAAAACTGATGATCATGATGTTTTCAtggatgaagatgaagttcctaaATCCTCTGACCaggaaaaaaaagatgaagCTGGTGGTTGGATGGAGGTCAAAGATACTGATAAAGATGAACACCCTATtaatgaagagaaagaagaaatagtttTGGATGAGACTATCCATGAAGCTGCGGTTGGTAAAGGATTATCAGGAGCACTGAAGCTACTTAAGGAACGAGGAACGCTGAAGGAGACTGTAGACTTGGGTGGCAGAAACATGGACAAGAAAAAGAGCAAACTTGTTGGTATCTACGACAATGATGGACGTAAGGAAATACGTATTGAGAGGACAGATGAATTTGGTCGGATT ATGACCCCTAAGGAGGCCTTTCGGGTTATTTCTCATAAATTTCATGGGAAGGGGCCAGGCAAAACTAAGCAAGAAAAACGCATGAAGCAATACCAAGAAGAGTTGAAACTAAAGCAGATGAAGAATTCTGACACACCATCACTGTCTGTGGAGAGAATGAGGGAAGCTCAAGCTCGTCTAAAGACACCCTATCTTGTGCTTAGTGGGCATGTAAAACCTGG GCAAACCAGTGACCCCAGAAGTGGTTTTGCTACTGTTGAGAAGGACCTTGCGGGGGGTTTGACACCCATGCTTGGAGATAAGAAG